In the genome of Carnobacterium pleistocenium FTR1, one region contains:
- a CDS encoding LysM peptidoglycan-binding domain-containing protein: protein MKKTVKGLLVSTALLGLIAGTTVLPLSNNILGIQEVHAANAQKGSVNVTMDLSQASKDLYRGQDNAKVSKTSDGSGTVYAYYQSDMNELTIVIAFAAPDGSLAETSIFVTESGTYQLTDVDANGSYYTVNITLTPDTTEEEIPVEEETPVEEETPVEEETPVEEEDPEWEEEIPEEEIPEEEVPVEEETPVEEETPVEEETPVEEETPVEEEAPVEEDDSETPVVDDPEWEEDTTEETETPVEEDTEEETETPESANRLAVNGIYTVVLDDTLSEIAEDFDVTVANLMAWNNLSSEQLTNGQNLVVVATETSEEAANVEEVTAIETSEEATNVEEATATEASKEATAVEEATATETSKEAIDVDKNNKPTKLLQTDISTLSTLGTAGVGASTVLAGIYSFLSRKKKK, encoded by the coding sequence TTGAAAAAGACGGTTAAAGGTTTATTGGTATCAACAGCATTATTAGGGTTAATAGCTGGAACAACAGTTTTACCACTATCAAATAACATATTAGGAATTCAAGAAGTACATGCAGCAAACGCTCAAAAAGGTTCTGTTAACGTTACAATGGACTTATCACAAGCATCTAAAGACCTTTATCGAGGTCAAGATAATGCTAAAGTAAGTAAAACATCAGATGGTTCAGGTACAGTTTATGCTTACTACCAATCAGATATGAATGAACTAACTATTGTTATAGCATTTGCCGCACCAGATGGTTCACTTGCTGAAACTTCAATATTCGTTACTGAGTCAGGAACATACCAACTTACAGATGTTGATGCAAACGGAAGTTATTACACAGTAAATATTACTCTTACACCAGACACAACTGAGGAAGAAATTCCTGTAGAAGAAGAAACTCCTGTTGAGGAAGAAACACCAGTAGAAGAAGAAACACCAGTAGAAGAAGAAGACCCAGAATGGGAAGAAGAAATCCCTGAAGAAGAAATCCCTGAAGAAGAAGTGCCTGTAGAAGAAGAAACACCAGTAGAAGAAGAAACACCAGTAGAAGAAGAAACACCAGTAGAAGAAGAAACACCAGTAGAAGAAGAAGCTCCTGTAGAAGAAGATGACTCTGAAACACCAGTAGTAGATGACCCAGAATGGGAAGAAGATACAACAGAAGAAACTGAAACACCAGTAGAAGAAGATACAGAGGAAGAAACTGAAACTCCTGAATCAGCAAATCGTTTAGCTGTAAATGGTATTTACACAGTAGTATTGGACGACACATTATCCGAAATTGCTGAAGACTTTGATGTAACAGTTGCTAACTTAATGGCCTGGAACAACTTAAGCTCAGAACAATTGACTAATGGGCAAAATTTAGTTGTAGTTGCAACTGAAACTTCAGAAGAAGCTGCAAACGTAGAAGAAGTAACTGCAATTGAAACTTCAGAAGAAGCTACAAACGTAGAAGAAGCAACTGCAACTGAAGCTTCAAAAGAAGCTACAGCCGTTGAAGAAGCAACTGCAACTGAAACTTCAAAAGAAGCTATAGACGTTGATAAAAATAACAAACCGACAAAACTATTACAAACAGATATTTCAACCCTTAGCACTTTAGGTACAGCAGGAGTTGGAGCATCTACAGTGTTAGCAGGTATCTATTCTTTCCTTTCACGTAAAAAGAAAAAATAA
- a CDS encoding tyrosine-type recombinase/integrase — translation MKELINCFKYNKTFVGYRNLVTFSLILDVGIRIGECLNIQIKDIKEDGILIRLSKNGKERLVYPFLNYIVLLNEYIKIRGTDLQTDILFINVDNEPLKIKTYQ, via the coding sequence ATAAAAGAACTAATAAACTGCTTTAAATACAATAAAACTTTTGTAGGTTATCGTAATTTAGTTACTTTCAGCTTAATTTTAGATGTAGGAATACGTATAGGAGAGTGCTTAAATATACAAATAAAGGATATAAAAGAGGATGGTATTTTGATTCGGCTAAGTAAAAATGGTAAAGAAAGACTTGTGTATCCGTTTTTAAATTACATAGTACTTTTAAATGAATATATTAAAATAAGAGGAACAGACCTTCAAACGGATATTCTTTTTATAAATGTTGATAATGAACCTTTAAAAATAAAGACTTATCAATAG
- a CDS encoding redox-sensing transcriptional repressor Rex — translation MVEKKIPNATARRLPIYYRYLRFLHDSGKVRVSSTELSEAIKVDSATIRRDFSYFGALGKRGYGYDVEDLMNFFSKTLKQDQLTNVALIGVGNLGRALLNYNFHQSNNMRISAAFDVKEEIVGTILSGVPIYHMDDMIEQLKVQQIEIVIITIPSTVAQEIADRLVEANVRGILNFTPFRISVPDSVRVQNVDLTNELQTLIYFIDHYKPTEE, via the coding sequence ATGGTAGAAAAGAAAATACCCAATGCAACGGCTAGGCGACTGCCGATTTATTATCGCTATTTGCGATTCTTACATGATTCCGGAAAAGTGCGTGTCTCTTCAACTGAATTGAGTGAAGCTATCAAAGTGGATAGTGCAACGATTCGAAGAGATTTCTCTTATTTTGGTGCTCTAGGAAAAAGAGGATACGGATACGATGTTGAAGATTTAATGAATTTCTTTAGCAAAACACTTAAGCAAGATCAGTTAACAAATGTCGCATTGATTGGGGTAGGGAACTTAGGCCGTGCTTTACTAAACTACAATTTCCATCAAAGCAATAATATGCGGATCAGTGCAGCTTTTGATGTGAAAGAAGAAATCGTAGGCACTATTTTAAGTGGGGTCCCTATTTACCATATGGACGATATGATTGAACAATTAAAGGTTCAACAAATTGAAATTGTTATTATCACTATCCCCTCAACTGTAGCGCAAGAGATAGCTGATCGATTAGTTGAAGCGAATGTAAGAGGGATCTTGAACTTTACGCCTTTTAGAATCTCTGTACCAGACAGTGTCAGAGTTCAAAATGTTGATTTAACAAATGAACTACAAACATTGATTTACTTCATTGATCATTACAAACCAACAGAAGAATAA
- the groL gene encoding chaperonin GroEL (60 kDa chaperone family; promotes refolding of misfolded polypeptides especially under stressful conditions; forms two stacked rings of heptamers to form a barrel-shaped 14mer; ends can be capped by GroES; misfolded proteins enter the barrel where they are refolded when GroES binds): MAKDIKFSEDARASMLRGVDILADIVKVTLGPKGRNVVLEKSFGSPLITNDGVTIAKEIELEDHFENMGAQLVSEVASKTNDIAGDGTTTATVLTQAIVREGLKNVTAGANPVGIRRGIERATKVAVEELLAISQQVDSKESIAQIASISSGSNETGELVAEAMERVGTDGVITIEESKGIETELSVVEGMQFDRGYLSQYMVTDNDKMEANLENPYILITDKKISNIQEILPLLEQILQQGRPLLVIADDVDGEALPTLVLNKLRGTFNVVAVKAPGFGDRRKAMLEDIAIVTGGTVITEDLGLELKDTSIDQLGHASKVVVTKDATTIVEGAGSTETIAQRVALLKAQAAETTSEFDKEKLQERLAKLSGGVAVIKVGAATETELKERKLRIEDALNAARAAVEEGIVSGGGTALINVQRKVSEIEATGDEATGVKIVLRALEEPVRQIVTNAGLEGSVIVEKLKSVDLGVGYNAATDEWVNMIDAGIIDPTKVTRSALQNAASVAALLLTTEAVVANQPKPDAPMGGMGMDPGMGGMM, translated from the coding sequence ATGGCAAAAGACATTAAATTTTCTGAAGACGCTCGTGCATCAATGTTACGAGGCGTAGATATTTTAGCAGACATTGTTAAAGTAACATTAGGACCTAAAGGAAGAAACGTTGTTTTAGAAAAATCATTTGGTTCACCATTGATCACAAATGATGGCGTTACAATCGCAAAAGAAATCGAACTAGAAGATCATTTTGAAAATATGGGAGCACAACTTGTTTCAGAAGTGGCTTCTAAAACAAATGATATTGCGGGAGATGGAACAACAACAGCTACTGTTTTAACTCAAGCAATTGTTCGTGAAGGTTTGAAAAATGTGACAGCTGGAGCAAATCCTGTTGGGATTCGTCGTGGGATCGAAAGAGCGACAAAAGTTGCAGTAGAAGAATTACTTGCTATTTCTCAACAAGTAGACTCAAAAGAATCAATTGCTCAAATTGCGTCTATTTCTTCAGGAAGCAATGAAACAGGAGAATTGGTTGCAGAAGCAATGGAACGCGTTGGAACAGATGGCGTTATTACAATTGAAGAATCTAAAGGGATCGAAACAGAACTAAGTGTGGTTGAAGGAATGCAATTCGATCGTGGATACTTATCGCAATACATGGTAACCGATAACGATAAGATGGAAGCAAACTTAGAAAATCCTTACATTTTGATCACGGATAAAAAAATCTCGAATATTCAAGAGATCCTTCCACTATTAGAACAAATTTTGCAACAAGGACGTCCATTATTGGTTATTGCGGATGATGTTGACGGAGAAGCTCTTCCTACGTTAGTTTTAAACAAATTACGTGGAACATTTAATGTTGTAGCTGTTAAAGCTCCAGGTTTTGGAGATCGTCGTAAAGCGATGCTTGAAGACATTGCGATTGTAACTGGCGGAACAGTTATCACAGAAGACCTAGGTCTAGAATTGAAAGATACATCTATTGACCAACTAGGCCATGCAAGTAAAGTAGTTGTGACAAAAGATGCGACTACAATTGTTGAAGGTGCCGGTTCAACTGAAACCATTGCACAACGTGTAGCTTTATTGAAAGCTCAAGCAGCTGAAACCACTTCAGAATTTGACAAAGAAAAATTACAAGAACGTTTAGCTAAACTTTCTGGTGGGGTAGCTGTTATTAAAGTTGGAGCAGCTACTGAAACAGAATTGAAAGAACGTAAATTACGTATTGAAGATGCGCTAAATGCAGCTCGTGCAGCGGTTGAAGAAGGAATTGTTTCAGGTGGTGGAACTGCTTTGATCAATGTTCAACGTAAAGTTTCAGAAATTGAAGCAACAGGCGATGAAGCAACGGGTGTGAAAATTGTTTTACGTGCTCTTGAAGAACCGGTTCGTCAAATCGTTACAAATGCTGGTCTTGAAGGTTCAGTAATTGTTGAAAAACTAAAAAGTGTTGATTTAGGCGTAGGATACAATGCAGCTACCGATGAATGGGTAAATATGATTGATGCTGGTATTATTGATCCAACTAAAGTAACACGTTCGGCTTTACAAAATGCAGCAAGTGTTGCAGCCTTATTGCTAACAACTGAAGCTGTTGTTGCAAACCAACCAAAACCTGACGCTCCAATGGGCGGAATGGGAATGGATCCTGGTATGGGCGGCATGATGTAA
- a CDS encoding AEC family transporter, which yields MNISTIILQQLSSMFILILFGYILVKNNVLNASGTKQIAKMLANFITPVLLFMSFQQVFDSNQFKWFLATIGISILLLAVRILVNYFFLHNASRTDRYATTFTNAGFIGIPLVLAVLGYEGVFFVAAYITVTNILQRTYGIYIISGDKAMITPKNALLNPASLGALIGLIFYLLRIQLPTLFSDSLYTIADLNTPLAMILLGSYVAESKLIDLFNHPRAYWTIFISLILSPLVSIALLWLLPLDNYLVFFVLIITTAAPIAVNTALFSQLYGGDYEYGARLVVLSTLLSIISMPLMIGIAEFAFSMN from the coding sequence ATGAATATCAGTACAATCATTTTGCAACAGTTAAGCAGTATGTTCATCCTCATACTTTTCGGATACATACTTGTTAAAAATAATGTTTTAAATGCTTCTGGTACCAAGCAGATTGCTAAAATGTTAGCAAATTTCATCACCCCTGTGCTTTTATTTATGTCTTTCCAACAAGTTTTTGATTCCAATCAATTCAAATGGTTTCTTGCAACAATTGGAATTTCAATTTTATTGTTGGCGGTTCGCATTTTAGTGAACTATTTTTTCTTGCACAATGCCTCTCGAACAGATCGTTATGCCACAACCTTTACAAATGCAGGATTTATTGGGATTCCGTTAGTTTTAGCAGTCCTTGGTTACGAAGGTGTTTTTTTTGTAGCTGCTTATATTACTGTAACAAATATCCTACAACGAACTTATGGCATTTACATCATTTCAGGGGATAAAGCTATGATTACTCCTAAGAATGCCTTATTAAACCCGGCATCTCTAGGAGCTCTTATTGGATTGATTTTTTATTTACTGCGCATACAGCTACCGACTCTTTTCAGTGATTCACTTTACACAATTGCTGATTTAAATACACCACTAGCCATGATTTTACTAGGTAGTTATGTAGCAGAGTCTAAATTAATCGATCTTTTTAATCATCCTCGAGCTTACTGGACTATCTTTATATCTTTGATTTTATCTCCACTTGTCAGCATTGCTCTACTATGGCTATTGCCTTTAGATAATTACTTAGTCTTTTTTGTCTTAATCATTACAACTGCTGCTCCAATCGCTGTAAATACAGCTTTGTTTTCACAACTTTATGGTGGAGACTACGAATACGGTGCTCGCTTAGTTGTGTTATCGACATTGCTTTCTATCATCAGTATGCCTTTAATGATAGGAATCGCTGAATTTGCCTTCTCAATGAATTGA
- a CDS encoding DUF6241 domain-containing protein: MKKFLIVLGSIVAIGGVVFITFPYIEKARINLIEETARNQIGKTKAVKSSESVESVIVEKESRLSHPVRGNYLPFEEGEEEFMQDIHDMTHQKVYAEDKWGSVELNEQNINALLSILDETNFADEDYYREVFNLWKEGDFSDSVEVHNKIWKDQGGFIGKAERLLTAEEEQELVETNFR; this comes from the coding sequence GTGAAAAAATTTTTGATAGTTTTAGGAAGTATAGTCGCAATTGGTGGGGTGGTCTTCATAACATTTCCGTATATTGAAAAAGCGAGGATTAATTTAATCGAAGAAACAGCACGAAATCAGATAGGAAAAACCAAAGCGGTCAAAAGTTCTGAAAGCGTAGAAAGTGTAATCGTAGAAAAAGAATCACGTTTAAGTCACCCGGTACGTGGGAACTATCTACCATTCGAAGAAGGCGAAGAAGAATTCATGCAAGATATTCACGATATGACCCACCAAAAGGTATATGCGGAAGACAAATGGGGTTCCGTAGAACTAAACGAACAAAACATAAACGCGTTATTATCAATTTTAGACGAAACGAATTTCGCAGATGAAGACTACTACCGTGAAGTTTTTAATTTATGGAAAGAAGGCGACTTTTCTGATAGCGTCGAAGTACATAATAAGATATGGAAAGACCAGGGCGGATTCATTGGTAAAGCTGAAAGGTTATTGACGGCGGAAGAAGAACAAGAACTTGTCGAAACTAATTTCAGATAA
- a CDS encoding GNAT family N-acetyltransferase yields the protein MKQVNVKESLNVEKVRIELATKEDIDQIIAICTEGYAYAAAIVKDKEKVQEKVEEYYHPERILKEIEEVSAKWSGWIVARLDERIIGVIGGGTVDSKVGKIFVLYVDSNYLRKGIGKRLVDHLTQMQQLLGNNTQLVSFLKSNKEDLLFYEALGFKTIHDIVDNENSDFTSIEMIRDI from the coding sequence ATGAAACAGGTTAATGTAAAAGAAAGTCTGAATGTTGAAAAGGTTCGTATTGAATTAGCTACCAAAGAAGATATTGATCAAATCATTGCTATTTGTACCGAAGGATATGCTTATGCAGCAGCAATTGTAAAAGATAAGGAAAAAGTGCAAGAAAAGGTTGAAGAGTATTATCATCCTGAAAGAATCTTAAAAGAAATTGAAGAGGTATCTGCTAAATGGAGCGGATGGATCGTTGCTCGATTAGATGAACGAATTATTGGCGTAATCGGTGGAGGCACCGTTGATTCAAAAGTAGGTAAAATTTTCGTTTTATATGTTGATTCCAATTACTTAAGAAAAGGGATTGGAAAACGTTTAGTTGATCACTTAACACAAATGCAGCAGTTATTAGGAAATAACACTCAATTGGTCAGCTTCTTGAAATCGAATAAAGAGGATCTTTTGTTTTATGAAGCCCTTGGATTTAAAACTATTCACGATATCGTCGATAATGAAAACTCGGATTTTACAAGTATTGAAATGATCCGCGACATCTAA
- a CDS encoding DUF4305 domain-containing protein, with translation MLERNFHLIKNRNFIIQIILSYLMSGVFIWFAIDSVNNSGWTFFSILYVLFSTSYFIRASKVLEVYYKLKKGNKP, from the coding sequence ATGTTAGAAAGGAATTTTCATTTGATAAAAAATCGTAATTTTATAATACAAATCATCCTTAGCTACTTGATGTCGGGAGTATTTATCTGGTTTGCTATTGATTCTGTAAACAACTCCGGTTGGACATTCTTTTCCATACTTTATGTCCTATTCTCTACAAGTTATTTTATTAGGGCTTCAAAAGTACTTGAAGTTTACTACAAACTAAAAAAAGGAAACAAACCTTAA
- a CDS encoding CPBP family intramembrane glutamic endopeptidase, whose translation MKKLASHTSILIILFYLLAQFLPVVILLAAPKDFQTEASIYGTIVSFSIGAIAMLLLNRKSTIRNSLTLSPSVPLKRVLYWGIIVGIPLVLLTQYIANIIEILLLGLPVDSANTQNILVIVESYPIYMIIVSIMGPIMEEFVFRKVIFGFLYDLTGGIGAAVISSLIFAFMHFDGHILLYSAMSFVFCFLYSKTKNIATPIITHIAMNTLVMLVALLW comes from the coding sequence GTGAAAAAACTCGCTAGTCACACATCGATTTTAATTATACTCTTTTATCTACTTGCTCAATTTTTACCGGTAGTTATTCTTCTTGCAGCTCCGAAAGATTTCCAAACGGAAGCTTCGATTTATGGAACGATAGTTAGCTTTTCTATAGGAGCCATTGCTATGCTTCTACTTAATCGGAAGTCGACCATCCGAAATTCTCTAACCTTAAGTCCATCCGTACCTTTAAAAAGAGTCCTTTATTGGGGAATCATTGTTGGGATACCTCTAGTTCTTTTAACGCAATATATCGCAAATATTATTGAAATTCTACTATTGGGACTTCCAGTTGACTCTGCTAATACACAAAATATTCTTGTGATCGTAGAAAGTTATCCTATTTATATGATCATTGTTTCCATTATGGGACCAATCATGGAAGAATTCGTTTTTAGAAAAGTGATTTTTGGCTTCTTGTATGACCTTACAGGTGGTATAGGTGCAGCAGTGATTAGTTCGCTTATCTTTGCTTTTATGCATTTTGATGGACATATCTTACTTTACTCTGCTATGTCTTTTGTTTTTTGTTTCCTCTATAGTAAGACAAAAAATATTGCTACCCCAATTATTACCCACATTGCTATGAACACGTTAGTTATGTTAGTGGCCCTTTTATGGTGA
- the gloA gene encoding lactoylglutathione lyase, translating to MAKKMLHTCVRVKDLEKSMEFYTTILGFKEARRLDFPEFKFTLVYLALDNDDYELELTYNYDQEEAYTLGNGYGHVAIGVDDLNATQKEYKASGYEVTDVKVLPNGAATYFFVTDPDGYKIEVIQN from the coding sequence ATGGCAAAAAAAATGTTGCATACTTGTGTTCGAGTGAAAGATTTAGAAAAATCAATGGAATTTTATACAACGATACTAGGTTTTAAAGAAGCTCGTCGTTTAGACTTTCCGGAGTTTAAATTCACCCTAGTTTATCTTGCTTTAGATAATGACGACTACGAATTAGAATTAACATATAATTATGATCAAGAAGAAGCCTATACACTTGGTAATGGTTATGGTCATGTTGCTATTGGTGTAGATGATTTAAATGCAACTCAAAAAGAGTATAAAGCTAGTGGCTATGAAGTTACAGATGTAAAAGTTCTTCCAAATGGTGCAGCTACTTATTTTTTTGTAACTGATCCAGATGGTTATAAAATCGAAGTTATTCAAAATTAA
- the gloA2 gene encoding SMU1112c/YaeR family gloxylase I-like metalloprotein: MLNIKKIHHVAIIASDYQKSKEFYTEILGLEIVRENYRSERDSYKLDLKLGESEIELFSFPNPTKRPTQPEAAGLRHLCFYVEDFDEAIQLLNQKGIETEPVRIDEYTGGKFTFFTDPDDLPLEIHE; this comes from the coding sequence ATGTTAAACATAAAAAAAATTCATCATGTTGCAATTATTGCATCTGACTATCAAAAATCAAAAGAATTTTACACTGAAATTTTAGGTTTAGAAATCGTACGCGAAAACTATCGATCAGAACGAGATTCCTACAAACTGGATTTAAAATTGGGAGAGAGTGAAATTGAATTATTTTCTTTCCCAAATCCAACAAAACGACCTACACAACCTGAAGCAGCAGGGCTAAGACACTTGTGTTTTTATGTGGAGGATTTTGATGAAGCCATTCAGCTATTGAATCAAAAAGGAATTGAAACTGAGCCAGTGCGCATAGACGAATACACAGGTGGAAAATTCACCTTTTTTACAGATCCTGATGATTTGCCGTTAGAAATACATGAATGA
- the groES gene encoding co-chaperone GroES, producing the protein MLKPLGDRVIIEVAKEEEKTISGIVLPGSAKEKPQTGSVIAVGGGRVLENGSTVAVAVKVGDTVLFEKYAGAEVKYDGKEYLVVKEHDIVAVID; encoded by the coding sequence GTGTTAAAACCATTAGGAGATCGTGTCATCATTGAAGTTGCTAAGGAAGAGGAAAAAACAATCAGTGGGATTGTTTTACCGGGTTCAGCTAAAGAAAAACCTCAAACAGGTTCAGTCATAGCTGTTGGTGGAGGTCGTGTTTTAGAAAACGGCTCAACAGTAGCAGTAGCAGTAAAAGTAGGCGATACTGTCCTATTTGAAAAATATGCTGGAGCAGAAGTGAAATACGATGGTAAAGAATATTTAGTGGTAAAAGAACACGATATCGTGGCAGTCATAGATTAA
- a CDS encoding class A sortase, giving the protein MRNQHKQLKIFRRRKLKQRIAMVVFILGLLVLAYEPLMNLYIEYSVEKTLVEEVKPLNEVIAQDLEQTDLNKPVDTYYDMDSRQIVIGKLAIPSVSLKLSIIKGVGQENGDPMEKGAATNKEGQEMGLRNYVLSSHAMKDPTLLFSPLFNVDYDDKMYVTDEENVYVYNVTAIETVEPERVDILDDVDGRQMITLYTCTQAGSKRIVITGDLVETSEYIEKTATYFNN; this is encoded by the coding sequence ATGAGAAATCAACATAAACAATTGAAAATATTTAGAAGAAGAAAACTGAAACAAAGAATTGCTATGGTTGTCTTCATTTTAGGTCTTTTAGTTTTAGCATATGAACCTTTAATGAATTTATATATAGAGTATTCTGTTGAAAAAACACTTGTAGAAGAGGTTAAACCATTAAATGAGGTTATTGCACAAGATTTAGAACAAACAGACTTAAATAAGCCAGTAGATACCTACTACGATATGGATAGCCGTCAAATTGTTATTGGTAAATTAGCTATACCATCTGTCAGTTTAAAACTTTCAATTATTAAAGGTGTAGGTCAAGAAAATGGTGACCCTATGGAAAAAGGTGCTGCTACTAATAAAGAGGGTCAAGAAATGGGTTTACGAAATTATGTTTTATCAAGTCATGCTATGAAAGACCCAACATTATTATTTTCACCACTATTTAACGTTGATTATGATGATAAAATGTATGTTACAGATGAAGAAAATGTGTATGTTTATAATGTAACAGCAATAGAAACTGTTGAACCAGAAAGAGTAGATATTTTAGATGATGTTGATGGTCGTCAAATGATTACCCTATATACATGTACACAAGCCGGTAGCAAACGTATTGTTATAACAGGAGATTTAGTAGAAACTTCAGAGTATATCGAAAAAACTGCAACTTATTTTAATAACTAA